In Babesia bovis T2Bo chromosome 4 map unlocalized Chr4_2, whole genome shotgun sequence, the sequence GGGTGTCATTGTCCTTCGGCGTCATCTCGCGATTCTCATGTCGAGTCTGTGACATCTGACATTGAGCATTTGAATCGTTTTGCGAGCGCCTCTCTTGTTGGTGACCGCAATGCTATGATATCTAGTTTTAATGGGTTTTCATGGCGTGATCGCCGTGTTTTATCGCATATGGAGCGTTATTGTTCTGCAGATCCCTCTGAGCGTGAATTGATTGATGATGTGTATCGTGTGTTATGTCCATTATCTGATAAGGTACATGGGCCATCATTTAATGCTATGAGTTTGTGGTTAAAGGCTCGTTTGCATTTGCAGCATGAAAAATCTCCATTTTCTCCTATTAAACGCTAGTCTACTTTTTTTTGGTGGATCATTGGTTCTTAGCATTTCTCTAACACTGGGCATTATCCTGAAAACTTGGATACAAAAAAACttggatataataaactTGTTATATTTCGTTAGTGTGTGTATATTGTTGATGGAATCTTTTGGTAAGTTTGGGGACTGGGCTCTCTTTTTAATGCTCGGGTAATTGCGGTAACTCCATTGGCTTCTGTTTTCTATTGGATGGCATCATTGTTAGAATCTATTGTTTGTTGTTATTGATTGGATCTAATAAGTTGTACACTCTAATACATGTAGCGGTCATAGGTATCACCCTTGGCTTGGTATACAATCTCTATAAAGGCGTATTGGATATTTTCTAGTGGAGATCATGTGATGTCGGCGATCGGGTATATTGGTACCTTGGTTTGATATTTTTTTCTTAGCGTGTTTGAGACATGCATCGTGGTTTTAATTTGTTTTCTGAAGGTGGCTATTTACGTGACTTTCGTGACGCTCGATTTAACCAGGACAGTTCATGTCTTGCTGTGACTTGTTCTTACGGTTTTCGTGTATACAATTGCAATCCATTTTCTCTTGCTACTGAACGCGACTTAACAGGTTATGGTTATGGCTCCGTGGGTTTGGTTGAGATGCTATATCGCTGCAACATTGTTGCTATAGTTGTTGAGGATCTACCTGATATATCGCCTGGTGATTCATTGAATGCTGATACCAGTCCATGTTTTGGTCGCAACCGTTTAATTCTTTGGGATGACAAGTCTGGTTCTGAGGTAGCTCGTTTGGGGTTTGAATCTCGTATTATCAATGTGAAGTTACTGCGTCACTTGCTGGTCATTGTTTTGAAGGACAAGGTCCATATATACCAGGTCAATACACTCCGTCTTTTGGACACCTTTTCCACGTTTTCTAATGCCAAGGGTATATGTTCAGTTTCTGGCAATGATACTTTAAGTGTTATTGCATTTCCGGGTATTTTACCCGGTAGTGTCGTCGTTCGTGTGTACAACTTGGATTTGATCAGTGATACCATGGTGAGTGAGGACAGTGTGTTCATTCGTGCTCACAAGTCGGAGATTACTACTGTCGGGCTGAGCTCTGACGGTCTTTTATTGGTTACATCTTCTACTGGTGGTCGTTTAATACGTTTATGGAGTTCATTTTCTGGTATGAAGCTTCAGGAGTTCCGCAAGGCAGGTGGCGGTGGTATATTGCGTATTTGTCACTTGAGTCCTGACTGTCGCTTTTTGTGTACTATCAGTATAACTAATGTCGTATCGGTATACCACATAAAGTTACGTGAGAACGGTAAGCGTTTTTGCGTTGACTGCTTTGGTGCCAATGGCGCTGATACTGACAAAAGTTCTAGTGGCTGTTTACCGTATATATTCTTTCGTCGTACTCGTCATTATTTAGAGGCCCCTACAGCTTACACCAGGTTTAGGTCGTCAGTGTCTGTTGTGACATCTACGTTTTTGCCTAATACCAATAACCTTTTACTTGTTCTTGCTAATGGTCGTGTTCATCGCTTGAGTGTCTCTGGATACTTCAAATTTCTTGCGAACCATTGCCTTTAGTACTTGGGTTAATATAAATAGCTATATGTTACGAATCTAAACATTAATTAGGGTTATTTGCCCTTGTGTTGAATGTTTTCCTACGTGGTTTATATTTCTTTGTATCGTCTTGTAGGTTTTCTTGTTTTAGTTCCATAATGTCGGCATCAACTTTTAATGCGTTCATTCTTGTTGCCAGGTTGTTGATATTATCATCGGCATCAGATTTATCCGATATTGATGCGTTGGTAACACTTCTATTGAACTTTGCTTTTAAGCTTGTTGGTTTAGGGCTTTTATCAATTTGTGGTCTTTGTGTACGGCCTTGTTTATACTTTGTTGTGGCAAGTGGCTCACTTGGGATAAAAGGGATAGGTGTTACAGGCAGTTCATTGCTTTTTATATCTCTGTGATCCATGTCCTTGCTAGGGGTTATTGGCGTCCTTTTAGATTTTCGTTCAGTTACCTGTGATGTGTGTTTATCACTTGATTTTGGTGTTTTAGGTCGTATTGCGGGGCTGTGTACATGTTTATCGCTATTACCCTTTAACCGAGTTCCGATATCCTTTTGGGTAGGTTCAGTATCTAGTATACCTGGTGGTCGTTCAATTAGGTTATCCATATGTGCTGTATTGAAAAACCTGGTCGACGCTTTTGATGTGGGTTCTGCTGTGGGATCGTAGCGCATCGATGTGTCGTTTGGCATTTGGGTAGATGCTGATTGCATGCTGCTTGTTTTTCTTAGGTCCTTACGCCATTTGGATGTCGTTGTTTGCGCCTTGGGTGCCCCTTGTACTGGTGGCGGTGTTGTGGGTGGTGGAGGCGGCGTTTCACTGACACCTCTTCCGATAAAATTCCTGTATCCCATGGGATATGTGCCTTTCATCCCTGGTATGAGAAAGTTTTCTCCCATGAGTTCTGTATCTAGCAGCACATCTGTGGGTTGCCATTTTCCCTTTGCTGTATTGTCTGTTGTAAATGTATCTCTGGCTGTAGGATTATCCAGTGCCCCTGTTTGCAATCCTGGGAATGCACCATCGTCTACATTCCTGtttgtatatttgttttcTTAGGTACTGTTACACACCTGTCTATGttttttgcaatatttgGTCTATTATCAGACTTCCAGGCACTCCCTGGTGCTCTTGATTGATTCGTGATGCTGACGGCGATCCCATGTACGCTTATTGATATTCCTGGTTGCAGATTAATCGTTTAAGCTGTAGATTGTACCTGTCTTCTTTGACGATTTGTTGAGCAACCGTTCTCCCAGTGAGAGTGGTGCTTTGCTTTGGTTGATATCTTCCTCTTGTTTTTTATCCATATTCGTCatgtatgttatattaggTATTAATTTATGTTCCTAAGGCCTGCGTTAGGTTACTTCCCTTGGGTGGTGGGTCCTGGAGATCGGGTGACACGACCGCTGTGTTGTGTCTGGCCATAGGGTGTCTAGCACagttgaatatatacaattaaAAAATGTGtgtacattatatatcatgcgATGTTATTTCTATCATCTGCGGCTACTAGTCTTCCGTAGAGTTTTTGCAACTGTGCGTTGAACTCGCGTTCCCTTTGTATTTGTGCCAGTAGGAATGTTATACGTCCTTCTGCTGACGCCGCCTCTTTATTTTTCATTGCTGTATGTGCTGCTAGTTCGTTTTCTAGGTTTACATTCTTGTCATGTAATTCCGCTGCGTGTTGTGATAGCTTTGTCCTGTGCTTACCTATACTTTTGAGTAGTGCCTCTTGTCTTTTGATATATCCTCCTGTTGCGATATTACACTTGTTTTCAAGTGTTTGGTTCTGTTTAGTTAACAAATTCAATTCATTTGCTATGGCTGTACACTGTATATTCCTGGCTTGTTTTTGTTCTGTTAGTTGCAGTTTTTCTTGTGGTACATAGCTTTTCTTATTGTTACAGTATGCAAAGGTGTCGATAAGTTTCCTGGGTAATATAGTTATTTACTTACGTACCTACCTTTCTATGTCTATATCCAGTGGTTCATCAGGTGCCCCTAGCATGTTCCTTAGCTTTGTGGTCTCCATGCTCAATTCATGCTCCGCGAgctgttgtatatatattgtatcaCTGCAACctacttttatatatccaggGTCTATATTATCTTTTGGTGGTACTTGCTCTAGACATGGTTTTCCATTTGGCACTGGGTGCTCTATGCTATCCCATTGTATGAGCCTGGTATATTCCTGGTGTATCAACTCCTTTGCCATTACTGTATACGGATCCTGAGTAATTTCCAAGTCCTTTGCGAAGACTACATGGCTGTAGTTCAGGGGTCGTTCTACATTTTTGCGTATAACTGAGCTTAGGTTAGCTTCATTGGTATCTTGATGATGCCGTATCCGCTGGGTTTCAACTTCACCCTGGTCGGGCTCGACTTCCAGTTCTTGTGGCAGTTCCGTAGTATCCATTGGATCCAGTGTAATCTCCACTTGTGACTCCGGTAGCGGCAGGTTTGATATACTTGCTTTTACGTGTAGCCTCGCCATATCCATGCGTGCACTTGCTCCTATGGGATCGTCATCATCGTATGGCATGGTACTTGATGGCGTTTCGCTATATTTACTGCGATCCACACTCCCGAACTTGCCGGTAAATATACTGGCTGGTGTTTTGGGCACTAGCTTCAATGGGTTCGGCGTGGCTGGTGCTATGAATTCAGTGTCATTTGTATGTTGCGTTACATTGGTTTCACCTAATAGTGGTGTCTGCAGCCCTCGTGAGGCTGCTGCCATACGTGCTTCTTCCATAATCGATGTCATGGGTGTTCTTGCCACTGATGAAGCCGCTACATTATCCTCGAACATTTGTACATCAGCTCCCATTTTAACGATTTGCACAATCTCTTCATCTGTCATCGTCGGTGCTGGCATGACTAATCGTGTTCTCGTTGCACTATGTTCATCATATTTCTGGAACACTGCCATGGCCTCTCCTATATTCTCTTCTTGTAAACGTTTCAACTTGCGCGCATCGTCGTTGCGCATTCTGCGCATCTCATCATCACGGCGTTTACCTTCTAATTGCTGTATACTGCGCAGCGATTGATCTATTTCATGACCGGTTTCAGGTTCATAGAACCCCTTGGGCGGTTGTGTTTCAAATGGTACTTCCTTTACGTAGTCCATAATAGATTTATGTAGCTTCAGTGCTCCTACATTCACACCAGCTTTCTTTAGTTCATGGCGTTTTTGTAATGATGCCAAGCGCCGTGTCTGTTCAATTTGCTTTTCCCTTGCTTTTCGTTTTGCCTTTTTACCGCGTGTATTAGCCAGCCGTGCTCGTGCTTCTGCTAGCATTTCCTTTTCATCGTCGTCCATATCAACTGCATCTGCCCGTGATGGTTTAGTCTCTGGAGCGGGATCGATTTCCCCTGGTCTAAGTCTCCGGGGGTCAAGTTCATCATCCTGTGTCCGTGATGCACAGTTACTGCCTTGACCTACCTCGTCCCTCCCTTGGGCTTGATCTAGTAGTCGTTCATAATGCTCCAGGCACTGGTGTGCTGTACGTCCTATCATGGGACCTATAGTCCTCCACTGCGTTGGGAACAGCTTTGCCAGGTGTAACAGCTTCTCTTCCTCGTCTCTTGACCATTCCGTTTTCTTGACGTACGGGTTGAGCCACTCGTACCTGTGTGGTCTAGGAACGTAAAGTTTCAACTTACCACCTGGCTTTACATTGTTTTGCTGACTTCCTGACCAGCAGTGATGATACCCTGGACCAGTTGTTGAGTCCATATTTCATCACTGCGGCCTTGAGGACTTCATCCTCGCTATTTTTCCAAACACCACCCTTCAGTTGTATTCTCATTTTGTTAAAGTGGCTAGATTATATAGCCTGATTTGTTTTAGTCCTTGGATGGCTCGCGCCATTCCCCATGTTGCCATGTGTATCCATAGGTTTAcgctgtatatatacaatgcgGTTATTATATCCCAGGCATTGGTTAGGGTACCGTAGTACTGCCGGCCGCATTAGTGCCAAGGCTTGGCACGTCGGCTACCGCCGACTGTCTACTTCAACGTCACTGGATTCCTCTGTTAAAAATCGCAATTCTGGTGGTAAAGGTCTTATTCTAGGCATATCAGCGCTATGTGCAACTGCTGCTTCGggttatatgttttacGATGCCTTGAACATACCACCGTGTGTTAAGGCTGCCATCGTAGAGATTCGGTAGGGATTTGTTTTTACACCCTAATGGTTGCAGTACCAACAAGACTATAAGGGAGCATTTGGGCGATCGCATAACTCTCAGGAGTGACTGGACTGTTGAGGAGCGTGGCGATCGTGCTGTTGTTCGTGTAAACGCCTCGGGTAACAAGTCTGGTGGTATGTTTACATGTTTGTTATCTCGTTCTGAAACTGGTTGGAACATTGTGACCGTCgacatgatatataacgaGCGTAAGTCCATTtgtatgattttatatgttacagCTCGACCGGCTACAGATACACTTAATTCAGCACCTGTTTACGATGCTCTTGATAAAGCTGGTGCCAAGTAGTACATTACCTTGTGTTGTAAAACACGTTACGTGGATGACATATTTGTATCAACTATCGCTTGTAATTGCTCCGCTAGATATTCCAGTTTACTCTGTTTGGTACGTGAGGTGGTACTGTAAAATTACCTGGCGGTTTTTATTTTTCCAGTCGAAGTAGTTTACACTGAGTACCTGCCAGCCTAGTGACTGTACAATGCTGTATTTTAGCTTAGTGAGTGCGTGGAACTGTGTTGATTGGTGGTAGAAGTGTGAGTGTCCATTAACTTCAACGGCTACCTAGGGGCGTTAAGTGGCATACAAAGTACCTACATTTAGGCGAGGTATAACATAATCCATTACATAGGGCCCGATTTGCACTTCAGCTCGATGTTGTAGTTTTAGATGGTTTAGCAGCGGTGCTAATTTATACTGCATCTTTGAGGTGCTGGGTTTGAATTTCAGATCAAGTACTGTTATTGCCTCCAGCATATTGGCAAACCTTTCGTCGAATGGCACTAATTTCTGACGCAAGTGATAGAGGCTAATGCATAGTTGGTTTATCTCGATGTTTAGTAGTTGATCCATCTGCGATTTAACACGGTCCAGTAGCTCACGCAAGAGATTTGCTACATGTGGAGTATCTGGGCATTTATCTTGGCATTATGTTGACTTACATTCTACATCCTGGAATGCCACTACAAGTGCGAAGATCACGTTACAGAGCTCCTGTGGGCTTAGTTCATCTATTTGCTGTGGCACAATCTCCTTTACAAGCTTGTTGAATAATGTATTTGTGCTCTGTAGCATGGCCAGAGCCCGTATTACCATAGCCACCAATGCCACGTCCTgggtggtatgttatagtGATATAGATCAGTACCTTAACTAGTGCTTCATAATTCTCTTTAGAGCCCAGAATCTCCATGGATATGGGTTCTATTATCCCGTGATCCTTTAAGCGCAGCTTGGCAGTGACGTGTAAAAGGAAACATAGATCGAATGGTGAAAATTCCTTCAGAGCGTTTATGCGCGCTCGTATTACTGCCTGGAACGTATTGGTCTCTACGTGGCCCAGCCGGCATGCGTCAATGAAGTATTGTGTTACAGTTCTGGTATCAGTTTCTACGTGCCTATCTAGAAGTGCCCGTTCCACAGCGATAAGGAATGAAATCTGTGTTCTATAGTTACTGTGTATCCAACCTACCTTTGCATATGGCACCTTGGCCATAGCATGTACCACACGAAGGACTGATGTTAGGTCGGTTGACCTTATCTCAGGCCGCAGCCTATCACATATTTTATTCCATAGATTGCGATCTTCTACACGTGTCTATAGGGAGTAATCCATTCCAATGGTTGTACTTACTTTGGCAAGGCTTTCCGCTGCGAATAGCAGTTCCTTGAAGCTCAGCTGCTCCAACGCTTCAGTGAGCGGGCTTGTTAGATGACCTTTTCTGGTAGCTGCAGTGACTACATTTGAGCATATACACTTGGTGCGATACATACGGGCatagtgtgtatatattctatagaTTACACCTAGTGTGTAGTTGGTAGTACCTCAATTAACACAATGATCCCCTTACTAGGGCATCGTTACATGTCTTCAggggtggaatccattGTTAAAGGGTTCCATCGCTATCGGTTTCTTAGTGCTGACGATAAGCGCAAGCTGCTTGGAGCACATCGACTTAAGGTATGTTAGTACCCTAGGTCACATACTATACAGAACGTCCCTCCTGCCAAGATAAAGGATATAGAGACTAGCTTAGAGCTGGATGTAGGCCCCGATACCACGGAATCGCCTTCACCTGCTACGGCTAGTAGCAGGATAAATGCCGAATTGCGCCGACTGGCGTCGAAGTCCCATGGAGCCATTCGTCAAGCCACTAGGTACCGGGCTATAGGCGCTGGTACTAGCAAGTACTTCATGGGCATTGACCCCAATACTCCCTTGGAGCCCTATGATATAACGTTAGTTGTGCTGTAgaggtatatataccataggTCACCTCTGTTCGACGAATCCACTGAATCTGAAACCTTGACGTCAGACGTCCAGAAGGCACGTGCATACGAGGATATATCTCGTATGTTTTGTGTCATGAACCCTTCTAAGGTAGTTATATGTTACGTGCCCTATTAACTGCAGGACCCTATGAGTGATCGTTTTCTAGATGTTATGGCCCGTGCCATCGAGTGTAATGTGTTAAGACTAGAGTGAGTGGTGCGTTAATAGTGCTGACAGTACACAGACGGCCTGTACTATGTAACGAGCTTGCGGATTTTGAGTCCAGCTATGCAATGCAGCGGTCAGCGCTGCGAAATCTACTGGTCAACCGTTGCACGCGCAACGCTTTTGAGGAAACTCGTGTGGACCGTTTCCTGGATAGAATTCACTTTTCATCCCAGAGGCTAGATGCACCCATGCCACCGGAATGCCTGGAGCCGTTAGTGGCCTTCTGTGGCTACAAGTCATATTCCTTCGACCCCCTGGAACGCCTTGGTCAGAAGTTAGCTGGACTGCGGAGATTAGTGGCGGCTATAGAGTCCGGTGGGTACCACGTTGGTTGTTATATGTGTTCCAGGTGACGATGCCTATCTACAGGCCCTGGGCACCCCGGAGGAGTACCAGGTGGGCCCTGACTCGAGGTACCCCTTTAGGAACTACTATGGGTTCAAGTCATGTATCCCAGAGGACGTCACAGGGTCGATTAATATGGGTAAAGTCTGCACCGCTCCCGCGGTGAGGTACCAAAATCTACAAAGCGTGGCGCATTCACTTCCGGCGGACCCGAAGTACCGAGCTGTGGTATCCCATGCTATACGGGTACTCGAGCGCAGCAAAGGCTGGGACCACGCCAGCAAGGTGAAAGCCATCAATCGTTTGGTAAATGTCTACAATAACCTAGCGCCCTCGAGGTACTACGACCGCGTTCTCAACCAAGCTATAAGGTACCCTAGACCTAGGCACGCACTTGTGAAAACAAAGTCACGCCAGGAAGTGTTCAACCGCGGCCTTACGTACATAGGCTCGCTTACAAAGAACCACTGGATGAAGCGCAAGTGATATAGACTAAATCGTATGGATTCTACGTTATGAAGTACCTGAGTCACTATCTATGCAAAGGTGGTATGAGATCAGTTATACACACTGtataatatcgcaataaaCCAcgaaatgtgtaaataaTGTGTACTTTATAGCATAGAGCTGAGTGCTTCATTGGGGTCTACAGGCAATGGAATCTAGATGTCGTAGTACTGAGTTATATACTCGGTGGATACAGGGTATAAATAGCGTATGTACAGCGATTTAGACAGCGAAAATGGTGACAGAAGTGGGGTTCGAACCCACGCCCTTACGGACTGCGACCTGAACACAGCGCCTTGGACCACTCGGCCATTCTGTCTTTGTGACAGGGGCCAATTTTTGCATCAACCTACAcaaattaaaataaaaaatGTGTACCTTACACTAACTCTATTGTAATAcataataaaatgtatTAGAAATGGGAATATTTAGTAACTTGTGCACTCGGTGGAAACCGAAGAGGAAGGAACCCACTCCGGTTCCTACCGTCACCTCAACGGTGTCCAGAAGCTCGACCATCAAGAGCCGGACTCACGAGCTCGTGACGCAGCAGTCGCTGCTTCAATCGCTGGAAACTGGTGAATTGCGCAGCATGAATTCCCAAGTCACGAATGCTGCGCCTGCAGCTAATTGGGAGTGCGTCGCCTACCCAAACGGTTCTGAATACCTAGGTTGGATTTTTGAAGGTAAGCGTGAAGGGCCTGGTAAGATGCAGAATGGCGAAACTGCATATGAAGGACAGTGGCAATGTGATCTTCCACACGGTAATGGGCTATTTGCCCGTGAAGGTATCATATATGAAGGCAACTGGAGCCATGGACTGCCTCATGGCCATGGAGTTGCCATGTTACCGGATGGATCTAAATACGTAGGTGAATGGCGTGATGGCTCATGTTCCGGTGAGGGTAAGCTAGCTAGTGAAGACGGACGTATATACGCTGGCAACTTCCAAAATGGCCTGCCTAATGGTGAAGGTACTGTAGTGAATTCAGATGGTATGCGATTAATTTGCAATTTCGTTGACGGTGTACCCTGCGGTATAGGCGAGATTGAATGGCCTAATGGGATGCTTTATGTAGGTACCATAATAGAGGGTCTACCTCACGGTTTGGGTCGGCTTACTGACGACCGGCATGTGACGTTAGGACTTTGGAGGGAAGGTGTCCTGGAAACACCCCTGAGTGCCCATAGTCCACTTCCAGATGCGTTCAGAGATGACCCAGCCGCAAAGTATTTAGCAGCACACTAgccatttgtatataatgtaacataGTCGTCATGGTGTTACCATGACACAGTGCCATACACAAAGCTACTGGTAAATTACCATAGGCGTTAATATTTTATTCGTTAGATTACCAGTACATAGCGTTTTGTTCTGGTCTACCGCTTGCAATTTGCAACAAGTGCCATGAACTGCACGACGCACGCCTCAATGTGCCAAATGTCACGCGAACCCTGCTTCATGGTATGGGAGAAGTGAGCTGCAATATGCATAATCCTGGGTATCAAGTCAGGCTTGACACGGCGTGACAGCTGCTCCACAATGGAACGTAATATAATCTCCCCGGGAATACAACAAACTAGCAGCTCGTACACCTGAGGACGGATTCCACCAACAGCAGAAGGCGATTGGTTAGACATGAGGTACTTCACAATCTGCTGGACATTGCGCTCCCAAGGTAACAGGAAGTCCACAGTGTTACCAGGATAACCACCCATAGTCATGGTCTCCAGGGTCAATATGGCCCGGCGTAAGTTACGCCCACTGGAGGTGGCAATGCGCCTTAATACCTCATCGGAAGACTGCGCGGACGCTACATTCTCGATTTTACATATACTACGCAGGATAGTAGTTATCTATGCAATGTCACAACACTATGTTTAGCCTACCTCATCGATGGTGTGACTGCCCACACGAATACATAAACAACGACTCCTCAAAGGTAGCATAATGCGACTTAATTGATTGACATGGAGAATCATGCGAGCGTTTTTAATATAGGTCTCCATAGTACGACGTAAAGCAGCTTGAGCAGGTAGCGATAAAGCATCAGCATCCTCGAAAAGGAAGACTGTAGGTACATGATAGCATATGGTCAAACACACCTCGGAAGGAAGGACCCTTCATAAAGTAATTTGATGCAGAAGGTGAAGCTGATAGAGTGCGAATGATATCCTGAACTATGACACGATCACGGCTGCCGAGATCGCTACAGGGAACTGAATATAAATTGGTCACTCCAAAATGCAACCTAACTCTGTATGTGATGGTCACTCTGGCAGACAACGACTTCACTAGAAGTATCAACGTTAGATATAATCTCGGTTTTAACCTGCTCACTGTAACCTACAACACATAAACCATACCTTATCGATAGAAGGGCCAAACACAGCACGGAGCGTAGCAAGAATGCGTGTCTTCTTGCCACTACCAGAAGGACCATAAAATAGTAAATGAGGGATTTCACCATGCGATTTCTCTACTAATTTAGTCAATAACGCATTGACATCACGGTGAGATGTCAACTCGTCCAAGCGCTTTGGACAATGCTTGTCTATCCACAACATCGTTCTTACAGGTACACACTGGAAGATAAACAATAATTAATGACGATTCTTTATGTGCTCAGATTCCAGCTCACTGATGATGTGTGACACCGCACATAGGTGACCTACCTCAGGCGCTGCATCACAAGCCTATCACGCTCCTCACGGAACACACCCAACCTGCGGTACCTAACTTTATAAAACGAAACTACGTAACTTACCTAGGGTCGTT encodes:
- a CDS encoding pre-mRNA splicing factor component family protein — encoded protein: MRIQLKGGVWKNSEDEVLKAAVMKYGLNNWSRVSSLLVRKSAKQCKARWYEWLNPYVKKTEWSRDEEEKLLHLAKLFPTQWRTIGPMIGRTAHQCLEHYERLLDQAQGRDEDDELDPRRLRPGEIDPAPETKPSRADAVDMDDDEKEMLAEARARLANTRGKKAKRKAREKQIEQTRRLASLQKRHELKKAGVNVGALKLHKSIMDYVKEVPFETQPPKGFYEPETGHEIDQSLRSIQQLEGKRRDDEMRRMRNDDARKLKRLQEENIGEAMAVFQKYDEHSATRTRLVMPAPTMTDEEIVQIVKMGADVQMFEDNVAASSVARTPMTSIMEEARMAAASRGLQTPLLGETNVTQHTNDTEFIAPATPNPLKLVPKTPASIFTGKFGSVDRSKYSETPSSTMPYDDDDPIGASARMDMARLHVKASISNLPLPESQVEITLDPMDTTELPQELEVEPDQGEVETQRIRHHQDTNEANLSSVIRKNVERPLNYSHVVFAKDLEITQDPYTVMAKELIHQEYTRLIQWDSIEHPVPNGKPCLEQVPPKDNIDPGYIKLAEHELSMETTKLRNMLGAPDEPLDIDIERKLIDTFAYCNNKKSYVPQEKLQLTEQKQARNIQCTAIANELNLLTKQNQTLENKCNIATGGYIKRQEALLKSIAELHDKNVNLENELAAHTAMKNKEAASAEGRITFLLAQIQREREFNAQLQKLYGRLVAADDRNNIA
- a CDS encoding Cytochrome oxidase complex assembly protein 1 family protein, which codes for MRLLYPRHWLGYRSTAGRISAKAWHVGYRRLSTSTSLDSSVKNRNSGGKGLILGISALCATAASGYMFYDALNIPPCVKAAIVEIRTNKTIREHLGDRITLRSDWTVEERGDRAVVRVNASGNKSGGMFTCLLSRSETGWNIVTVDMIYNEPRPATDTLNSAPVYDALDKAGAK
- a CDS encoding RAP domain family protein; protein product: MYRTKCICSNVVTAATRKGHLTSPLTEALEQLSFKELLFAAESLAKTRVEDRNLWNKICDRLRPEIRSTDLTSVLRVVHAMAKVPYAKISFLIAVERALLDRHVETDTRTVTQYFIDACRLGHVETNTFQAVIRARINALKEFSPFDLCFLLHVTAKLRLKDHGIIEPISMEILGSKENYEALVKDVALVAMVIRALAMLQSTNTLFNKLVKEIVPQQIDELSPQELCNVIFALVVAFQDVEYTPHVANLLRELLDRVKSQMDQLLNIEINQLCISLYHLRQKLVPFDERFANMLEAITVLDLKFKPSTSKMQYKLAPLLNHLKLQHRAEVQIGPYVMDYVIPRLNVAVEVNGHSHFYHQSTQFHALTKLKYSIVQSLGWQVLSVNYFDWKNKNRQSKLEYLAEQLQAIVDTNMSST
- a CDS encoding MORN repeat family protein; this encodes MGIFSNLCTRWKPKRKEPTPVPTVTSTVSRSSTIKSRTHELVTQQSLLQSLETGELRSMNSQVTNAAPAANWECVAYPNGSEYLGWIFEGKREGPGKMQNGETAYEGQWQCDLPHGNGLFAREGIIYEGNWSHGLPHGHGVAMLPDGSKYVGEWRDGSCSGEGKLASEDGRIYAGNFQNGLPNGEGTVVNSDGMRLICNFVDGVPCGIGEIEWPNGMLYVGTIIEGLPHGLGRLTDDRHVTLGLWREGVLETPLSAHSPLPDAFRDDPAAKYLAAH
- a CDS encoding Replication factor C C-terminal domain family protein, which encodes MLWIDKHCPKRLDELTSHRDVNALLTKLVEKSHGEIPHLLFYGPSGSGKKTRILATLRAVFGPSIDKVKTEIISNVDTSSEVVVCQSDHHIQIPCSDLGSRDRVIVQDIIRTLSASPSASNYFMKGPSFRVFLFEDADALSLPAQAALRRTMETYIKNARMILHVNQLSRIMLPLRSRCLCIRVGSHTIDEITTILRSICKIENVASAQSSDEVLRRIATSSGRNLRRAILTLETMTMGGYPGNTVDFLLPWERNVQQIVKYLMSNQSPSAVGGIRPQVYELLVCCIPGEIILRSIVEQLSRRVKPDLIPRIMHIAAHFSHTMKQGSRDIWHIEACVVQFMALVANCKR